The following coding sequences lie in one Chelonia mydas isolate rCheMyd1 chromosome 6, rCheMyd1.pri.v2, whole genome shotgun sequence genomic window:
- the WDR89 gene encoding WD repeat-containing protein 89 isoform X2: MEKIEEQFANLRIAKRCALNGDPTYLLDIDVSKSVEAESNHLVAVSCSNKSIKVYNRETLHLLREYSGHPGLLNGVRFAHTSENMLFSACSDGTIKCWDIRLATQEAVQSFSGYPSNVFISFDINCSDLIVCAGTEKVEEDTFMVFWDARSNTNYACAAKEPLGTYSETHNDDITKICFHPIKPNLVVSGSTDGLVNVFDINKENEDDALIATCNSNSSVSFIGWSGKDYKQVYCMTHTEGFCWWDLTQIDTEEPMTLLQILDVREVVFIENSNLNYLIGGLYHEKADKLFVVGGTAMGNIHLINCGIDGLSLVGTLHGGHSATVRSFYWNMTDDSLLTGGEDAQLLLWKPGAVERSLVKKASMKIASSVQQQVRVHSTSLKRKKK; this comes from the coding sequence ATGGAGAAGATTGAAGAACAGTTTGCTAATCTGCGCATAGCAAAACGTTGTGCACTAAATGGAGACCCCACTTACTTACTGGATATAGATGTTTCAAAATCTGTTGAAGCAGAAAGCAACCACTTAGTTGCCGTTTCATGTTCCAATAAATCAATTAAAGTATATAACAGAGAAACGTTACACTTGCTAAGGGAGTATAGTGGCCATCCTGGGTTACTTAATGGAGTCAGATTTGCTCATACAAGTGAGAATATGTTGTTTTCAGCATGCAGTGATGGCACAATAAAATGTTGGGATATTCGCTTAGCTACTCAGGAAGCTGTACAGTCATTCAGTGGTTATCCTTCGAATGTTTTCATCAGCTTTGATATTAATTGCAGTGATCTTATAGTTTGTGCTGGGACAGAAAAAGTTGAAGAGGACACATTCATGGTGTTTTGGGATGCAAGAAGTAATACAAACTATGCATGCGCAGCTAAAGAGCCCTTAGGAACCTATTCAGAGACTCACAATGATGATATCACTAAAATATGTTTCCATCCTATCAAACCCAATTTGGTAGTCTCTGGATCAACTGATGGATTGGTTAATGTGTTTGATATTAACAAGGAAAATGAAGATGATGCTTTGATTGCAACTTGTAATTCGAATTCATCGGTAAGTTTTATTGGTTGGTCTGGGAAAGATTATAAACAGGTATATTGCATGACACATACGGAAGGATTTTGTTGGTGGGATCTTACTCAAATAGATACTGAGGAACCAATGACATTGTTGCAGATTCTGGATGTCAGAGAAGTAGTCTTCATTGAAAATAGCAACTTAAACTATCTGATAGGTGGCTTGTACCATGAAAAGGCAGACAAATTGTTTGTTGTTGGTGGAACAGCTATGGGGAACATTCACCTAATAAACTGTGGCATTGATGGACTGAGCCTTGTGGGCACCCTTCATGGAGGGCACTCTGCTACAGTTCGCTCATTCTACTGGAACATGACAGATGATTCTTTGTTGACTGGTGGAGAGGATGCACAGCTGTTGTTATGGAAACCTGGAGCTGTGGAAAGGTCCCTTGTAAAGAAGGCATCTATGAAAATTGCTTCCTCTGTTCAGCAGCAAGTGAGAGTTCACAGCACCTCTCTCAAACGcaagaaaaagtaa
- the WDR89 gene encoding WD repeat-containing protein 89 isoform X1, translating into MIGEAPESMMLFLPALGTVFLTTTMEKIEEQFANLRIAKRCALNGDPTYLLDIDVSKSVEAESNHLVAVSCSNKSIKVYNRETLHLLREYSGHPGLLNGVRFAHTSENMLFSACSDGTIKCWDIRLATQEAVQSFSGYPSNVFISFDINCSDLIVCAGTEKVEEDTFMVFWDARSNTNYACAAKEPLGTYSETHNDDITKICFHPIKPNLVVSGSTDGLVNVFDINKENEDDALIATCNSNSSVSFIGWSGKDYKQVYCMTHTEGFCWWDLTQIDTEEPMTLLQILDVREVVFIENSNLNYLIGGLYHEKADKLFVVGGTAMGNIHLINCGIDGLSLVGTLHGGHSATVRSFYWNMTDDSLLTGGEDAQLLLWKPGAVERSLVKKASMKIASSVQQQVRVHSTSLKRKKK; encoded by the exons ATGATAGGGGAGGCTCCAGAAAGCATGATGCT ATTCCTACCAGCTTTGGGTACAGTCTTTCTGACAACCACTATGGAGAAGATTGAAGAACAGTTTGCTAATCTGCGCATAGCAAAACGTTGTGCACTAAATGGAGACCCCACTTACTTACTGGATATAGATGTTTCAAAATCTGTTGAAGCAGAAAGCAACCACTTAGTTGCCGTTTCATGTTCCAATAAATCAATTAAAGTATATAACAGAGAAACGTTACACTTGCTAAGGGAGTATAGTGGCCATCCTGGGTTACTTAATGGAGTCAGATTTGCTCATACAAGTGAGAATATGTTGTTTTCAGCATGCAGTGATGGCACAATAAAATGTTGGGATATTCGCTTAGCTACTCAGGAAGCTGTACAGTCATTCAGTGGTTATCCTTCGAATGTTTTCATCAGCTTTGATATTAATTGCAGTGATCTTATAGTTTGTGCTGGGACAGAAAAAGTTGAAGAGGACACATTCATGGTGTTTTGGGATGCAAGAAGTAATACAAACTATGCATGCGCAGCTAAAGAGCCCTTAGGAACCTATTCAGAGACTCACAATGATGATATCACTAAAATATGTTTCCATCCTATCAAACCCAATTTGGTAGTCTCTGGATCAACTGATGGATTGGTTAATGTGTTTGATATTAACAAGGAAAATGAAGATGATGCTTTGATTGCAACTTGTAATTCGAATTCATCGGTAAGTTTTATTGGTTGGTCTGGGAAAGATTATAAACAGGTATATTGCATGACACATACGGAAGGATTTTGTTGGTGGGATCTTACTCAAATAGATACTGAGGAACCAATGACATTGTTGCAGATTCTGGATGTCAGAGAAGTAGTCTTCATTGAAAATAGCAACTTAAACTATCTGATAGGTGGCTTGTACCATGAAAAGGCAGACAAATTGTTTGTTGTTGGTGGAACAGCTATGGGGAACATTCACCTAATAAACTGTGGCATTGATGGACTGAGCCTTGTGGGCACCCTTCATGGAGGGCACTCTGCTACAGTTCGCTCATTCTACTGGAACATGACAGATGATTCTTTGTTGACTGGTGGAGAGGATGCACAGCTGTTGTTATGGAAACCTGGAGCTGTGGAAAGGTCCCTTGTAAAGAAGGCATCTATGAAAATTGCTTCCTCTGTTCAGCAGCAAGTGAGAGTTCACAGCACCTCTCTCAAACGcaagaaaaagtaa